From one Pedobacter faecalis genomic stretch:
- a CDS encoding FecR family protein → MESTPVKQLIEKYLNNTLTDQERLQLLELSADKHHPELNSILQNMLEKSDETAVDRDRMEASLKRVLETDKAAGLKTPATRKLWWRYAAAAVLLAGLSTYFWFSNIDPRLSEVSKETAQLAEDVLPGGPKAMLTLADGKKIMLDSAADGSLAAQQGIQIVKKDGKVIYAALGTAPEATAYNTLETPRGGTYQLTLPDGTTVLLNAASSITYPVAFTGKERLVEMKGEAYFEVAHNPRKPFKVKINESNTIEVLGTHFNISAYKDEKVMRTTLLEGSVRLHSNASKGMLKPGQQAQVTGKQMAIADIGPSGIAEVMAWKEGLFNFQDADLQEIMRDLARWYDIEVIYEKQIPKMEFIGEIERSLPLSAVLKGLKMSGVNFRLEKGKRLVVFP, encoded by the coding sequence ATGGAAAGTACACCTGTTAAACAACTCATAGAGAAATATCTCAACAATACTCTTACGGATCAGGAAAGGCTGCAATTGCTGGAGCTGTCGGCCGACAAGCATCACCCGGAACTGAACAGCATTCTTCAGAACATGCTGGAGAAGTCGGACGAAACGGCTGTGGACCGCGACCGCATGGAGGCTTCTTTGAAAAGGGTTTTGGAAACCGATAAGGCCGCAGGATTAAAGACGCCTGCGACCCGAAAATTGTGGTGGCGTTATGCCGCTGCTGCTGTATTGCTGGCCGGCCTTAGCACTTATTTCTGGTTTAGCAATATCGATCCCCGTCTTTCTGAGGTTAGTAAGGAAACTGCGCAACTGGCTGAGGATGTTTTGCCAGGAGGTCCGAAAGCGATGCTTACGCTGGCTGACGGAAAAAAGATCATGCTCGACAGCGCAGCAGACGGTAGTCTGGCCGCCCAGCAAGGCATTCAGATCGTTAAAAAAGACGGAAAGGTGATATACGCAGCTCTGGGAACCGCGCCTGAAGCTACGGCGTATAATACGCTGGAAACACCAAGAGGCGGAACCTATCAGCTTACTTTGCCCGACGGTACCACTGTGCTGCTCAATGCAGCCAGCTCCATCACCTACCCTGTGGCATTTACCGGAAAAGAGCGACTGGTAGAGATGAAGGGAGAAGCCTATTTCGAAGTCGCGCATAACCCAAGAAAGCCGTTCAAAGTAAAAATAAATGAATCGAACACCATAGAGGTACTGGGTACGCATTTCAATATCAGCGCTTATAAGGACGAGAAGGTAATGCGCACGACTTTGCTAGAAGGTTCGGTCCGACTGCACAGCAATGCCAGTAAAGGTATGCTGAAGCCGGGGCAACAGGCGCAGGTAACGGGCAAGCAGATGGCTATAGCCGACATCGGACCTTCCGGTATTGCAGAGGTGATGGCCTGGAAAGAAGGCCTATTTAATTTCCAGGATGCAGACCTGCAGGAAATCATGCGTGACTTAGCCCGCTGGTATGATATAGAAGTGATCTATGAAAAACAGATCCCTAAAATGGAGTTCATCGGCGAGATTGAACGCTCGCTTCCGCTCTCGGCCGTGTTAAAAGGACTAAAAATGTCGGGCGTGAACTTCCGCCTCGAGAAAGGAAAGCGACTGGTCGTTTTCCCATAA